A single region of the Armatimonadota bacterium genome encodes:
- a CDS encoding flavin reductase: MERRDIRLFDLWQETVRMLTHEGILLCSMGNEGKPNVMTIGWATAGVVWGKPILVVYVRPTRFTFYYLEQVPEFTVNVLPPEYAEALQFCGTASGRDVDKFARTGLKPVPARKVKVPVIEQGVIHYECHIVHKSDLVPENLVPELESVYPQKDYHRVYMGEVLAVYASEDAREKLQRPLL; the protein is encoded by the coding sequence ATGGAGAGGCGCGATATTCGCCTGTTTGACCTGTGGCAGGAAACGGTACGCATGCTGACGCACGAGGGCATCCTGCTGTGCAGCATGGGCAATGAAGGCAAGCCCAACGTGATGACCATTGGCTGGGCGACTGCTGGCGTCGTGTGGGGCAAGCCGATTCTGGTGGTATATGTACGCCCCACGCGCTTCACCTTCTATTATCTGGAACAGGTACCGGAGTTTACGGTGAACGTGCTACCGCCGGAGTACGCCGAGGCGCTGCAATTTTGCGGGACGGCGTCCGGGCGCGATGTGGACAAATTCGCGCGGACAGGTCTCAAGCCCGTGCCCGCCCGTAAGGTGAAAGTGCCGGTCATCGAGCAGGGAGTGATACACTACGAGTGCCATATCGTGCATAAAAGCGATCTGGTGCCAGAGAATCTGGTACCGGAACTGGAGAGTGTGTACCCCCAGAAGGACTATCACCGTGTGTACATGGGGGAAGTGCTTGCGGTATATGCCAGCGAGGACGCGCGTGAGAAACTGCAACGTCCTCTCCTGTAG